GGTCGTGGCGTCTGTTGGACTCTACACCGACTAGGCTACGAAGTGCTAGGTGTTGATGCCGACGAAAAGAAAGTAGCCCAAATCTTGACAGATCAAATTGCCGCCCACGCGGTGCAGTTGGATTCGACAGAACCAGCTGCCCTTAGAGAGGCGGGAATTTCTGATTTTGATACGGTAATTGTGGCGATTGGTAATTATCTGGAAGCGAGTGTAATTACTACTTTAAATTTGAAGGAAGCTGGCGTACCCCATGTAGTAGCTAAAGCTTCCTCAGATATTCATGTAAAATTACTTCAAAAAGTGGGGGCAGATCATGTGGTGTTTCCAGAGCATGAAATGGGCTGTGCTTTAGCAAGAAGTCTCACTAAACCTGCTATTTTAGACCGCTTCGATCTGGACACCGATCATAGTATTGTAGAAGTTATTGTTCCCGACGAATTCCACGGCAAAACTATCTCTGAACTTCAACTTCGCAACCGCTTTGGTTTGAACCTATTAGCAGTAAGTCACGATAGCAAGTTTGAAATTAACCCTAATCCCCACCAGCGACTTTATAAGGGATCGGCAATGGTTGTGATTGGCTGCAATAAAGATATTAATCGCTTACCAATTTAAGGCAACCGACGAAAGGTAGAGGCTTTTTATCTCGTCCCCAGCCAGCGACTAGGAACGAGAAAACTCCTACTGGTTGCCTTTTTTAGTTGGCTCCTATCTGCTGTAAAAATTGGTTTAGCTGGTCAATTTTGTCTACATCCCCCTGCTGATTAAACAAACTCTTCGCTTGGGTTAGAAAAGGAATCGCCTCCTCCCGTCGTCCAGTTTGTTGCAGCGAGACTCCCAGGTTATAAAACGCATCTGCCAGAGTGGGATCGATGACAATGGCTTGCTGGTAAGCTGCTATCGCTTCCGT
This Funiculus sociatus GB2-C1 DNA region includes the following protein-coding sequences:
- a CDS encoding NAD-binding protein, coding for MNLSSLSFFRSLGTSSNKRQFAVIGLGRFGRGVCWTLHRLGYEVLGVDADEKKVAQILTDQIAAHAVQLDSTEPAALREAGISDFDTVIVAIGNYLEASVITTLNLKEAGVPHVVAKASSDIHVKLLQKVGADHVVFPEHEMGCALARSLTKPAILDRFDLDTDHSIVEVIVPDEFHGKTISELQLRNRFGLNLLAVSHDSKFEINPNPHQRLYKGSAMVVIGCNKDINRLPI